A window of Prolixibacter sp. SD074 contains these coding sequences:
- a CDS encoding riboflavin synthase: MFSGIVEGMGTVVAIDKEQENVHLTLECDFVNELKIDQSLSHNGVCLTVVKRTDKAYTVTAIKETLLKSNLGLLKVGDKVNLERSMPINGRLDGHIVQGHVDQTAVCRKVEEADGSWYYTFTYDFDIEKARQGYMTVEKGSVCVNGVSLTVVNAKDNSFQVAIIPYTQEHTNFHTFEPGSVINIEFDIIGKYLSRLNRYNQ, translated from the coding sequence ATGTTCTCAGGAATCGTCGAAGGAATGGGCACTGTGGTGGCTATCGATAAAGAACAGGAAAATGTTCATCTCACACTGGAGTGTGACTTTGTTAATGAATTGAAGATCGATCAAAGTCTCTCGCACAACGGAGTTTGTCTCACGGTAGTGAAAAGGACCGATAAGGCTTATACGGTGACTGCTATTAAGGAGACGCTTTTAAAATCGAATTTGGGCTTGCTAAAAGTCGGTGATAAGGTTAACCTGGAACGCAGCATGCCGATTAACGGACGACTGGACGGGCACATTGTTCAGGGCCATGTCGATCAAACGGCTGTTTGCCGGAAAGTGGAAGAAGCTGACGGAAGTTGGTATTATACGTTTACTTATGATTTCGACATCGAAAAAGCCCGGCAGGGTTACATGACCGTTGAAAAAGGCTCGGTGTGTGTAAATGGTGTCAGTCTCACGGTTGTAAATGCAAAGGACAACAGTTTCCAGGTGGCAATTATTCCTTACACCCAGGAACACACGAACTTCCATACATTTGAACCGGGTTCAGTCATTAACATCGAATTCGATATTATTGGAAAATATCTGAGCCGGTTGAACAGGTATAATCAGTAA
- a CDS encoding pyridoxamine 5'-phosphate oxidase family protein, with protein sequence MEKPDKRIRDFITEHHVLTLATSQNGQPWCTNCFYAYHEDENVLIFTSDDETRHIQEALKNKQVAASIVLETSVVGKIRGLQMTGKLELPEGELAGKVKKRYLKKFPYAVLMETKLWVLNIESIKMTDNRLGFGKKLFWPSESQKTN encoded by the coding sequence ATGGAAAAACCCGATAAACGCATTCGCGATTTTATTACCGAACATCATGTATTAACACTGGCTACCAGTCAAAACGGACAACCTTGGTGTACTAACTGTTTTTACGCTTATCACGAAGATGAAAACGTGCTTATATTCACCTCGGATGATGAAACCCGCCACATTCAGGAAGCATTAAAAAACAAGCAGGTTGCCGCTTCCATTGTACTGGAAACAAGTGTTGTCGGTAAAATCAGGGGATTACAGATGACAGGAAAACTGGAATTACCCGAAGGCGAATTAGCCGGTAAAGTCAAAAAACGATATCTGAAAAAATTTCCGTATGCAGTGCTAATGGAAACTAAACTTTGGGTGCTGAATATTGAATCCATAAAAATGACCGATAACCGGCTTGGATTCGGCAAAAAACTATTTTGGCCATCCGAGTCACAAAAAACAAACTAA
- a CDS encoding TonB-dependent receptor, which produces MENSSQTNILPLLSAKVPGMFVTQRGYSGFGVASGSAGQITIRGVGLNGATSEVLVMIDGQPQMMGLMGHPFPDSYVSSDLEKVEVIRGPGSLLYGTNAMGGVVNLITRKEDKDGFSGQVRGQYGSFNTIKTAGSAGYRENGFNLFASYNYDSTNGSRENSDFQNHTAYLKTGYQPTVVFILSQGEKPCRQPFSCFPGAGNLADSRFHAFPGRETLPTAVFILSRGEKPCRQPFSCFPGAGNLADKYFLVLYWEPCKKQSKPPL; this is translated from the coding sequence ATCGAAAACAGCTCGCAAACGAACATCCTGCCATTGCTGAGTGCCAAAGTACCTGGCATGTTTGTCACTCAGCGCGGATATAGTGGATTTGGGGTCGCAAGCGGTTCGGCCGGGCAAATTACTATTCGTGGTGTTGGACTAAATGGAGCCACCTCAGAAGTATTGGTTATGATAGATGGGCAACCGCAAATGATGGGATTGATGGGGCATCCGTTTCCCGACAGTTATGTCAGTTCCGACCTGGAAAAAGTGGAAGTCATTCGCGGGCCAGGCTCCTTGTTGTATGGCACGAATGCCATGGGAGGCGTTGTGAACCTCATTACCCGCAAGGAGGACAAAGATGGTTTCTCGGGGCAGGTTCGCGGACAGTACGGTTCTTTCAACACAATCAAAACTGCAGGTTCGGCCGGCTATCGCGAAAATGGTTTTAACCTGTTTGCCTCGTACAATTACGATTCGACCAATGGTTCCCGCGAAAATTCCGATTTTCAAAACCATACTGCCTATCTCAAAACCGGATATCAGCCAACAGTTGTTTTCATACTTTCCCAGGGCGAGAAACCCTGCCGACAACCGTTTTCATGCTTTCCCGGGGCGGGAAACCTTGCCGACAGCCGTTTTCATGCTTTCCCGGGCCGAGAAACCCTGCCGACAGCCGTTTTCATACTTTCCCGGGGCGAGAAACCTTGCCGACAGCCGTTTTCATGCTTTCCCGGGGCGGGAAACCTTGCCGACAAATATTTTCTTGTTTTATATTGGGAACCATGTAAAAAACAATCGAAACCACCGTTATAA
- a CDS encoding ROK family protein, whose product MKRVAIGIDIGGTNTVLGVVDENGDVLVKDSISTPNHGDVNKYVASLSESINELIDSVQKLNADAEVMGIGIGAPNGNYYKGTIEQAANLAFKGVVPLVDLLKQNFPHLKALALTNDANAAAMGEMIYGGAKGMKNFVMITLGTGLGSGIVVNGDLVYGHDGFAGEVGHTTVIPHGRVCGCGGEGHLEAYCSAPGIKRTVFELLAKYNAGGSEMAKYSFEKLDSKKVFEAAERGDKIAIEAFEITGEHLGQGLGDTVCHLSPEAIFLFGGPTAAGDLIFKPTKESMERHILPIFRNKVEILPSKLKAGSAAIVGASALVWKELEKE is encoded by the coding sequence ATGAAAAGAGTTGCTATAGGTATAGATATCGGCGGGACCAACACTGTTCTGGGTGTGGTTGACGAAAATGGCGATGTACTCGTTAAAGATTCCATCTCAACACCTAACCACGGTGATGTAAACAAATATGTTGCTTCGTTAAGCGAGAGTATCAACGAGTTGATCGACTCCGTACAAAAGCTGAATGCTGATGCAGAGGTGATGGGTATCGGCATTGGCGCTCCCAACGGAAACTATTATAAAGGTACTATTGAGCAGGCAGCTAACCTGGCGTTTAAAGGCGTGGTGCCGCTGGTTGATCTGCTCAAGCAAAATTTCCCTCACCTGAAAGCGCTGGCATTAACCAATGATGCTAACGCTGCTGCTATGGGTGAGATGATTTACGGAGGCGCCAAAGGCATGAAAAACTTTGTGATGATTACCCTCGGTACGGGTTTGGGAAGTGGTATTGTCGTAAATGGCGACCTGGTTTATGGCCACGATGGCTTTGCCGGTGAAGTGGGCCACACTACTGTTATTCCTCACGGGCGCGTTTGCGGTTGTGGCGGCGAAGGCCACCTCGAAGCTTACTGCTCGGCGCCCGGTATCAAACGCACCGTGTTCGAGCTGTTAGCAAAATATAACGCCGGCGGAAGTGAAATGGCGAAGTATTCTTTCGAAAAACTCGACTCGAAGAAGGTATTCGAAGCTGCTGAGCGTGGTGATAAAATTGCTATTGAAGCGTTTGAAATTACCGGTGAGCATCTTGGCCAGGGTTTGGGCGATACCGTTTGTCACCTGAGCCCGGAAGCCATCTTCCTGTTTGGAGGACCGACCGCTGCCGGCGATTTGATTTTCAAACCCACCAAAGAAAGTATGGAAAGACATATACTGCCTATCTTCCGTAACAAGGTGGAAATTCTTCCCTCGAAACTGAAAGCGGGTTCTGCGGCCATCGTTGGCGCCAGTGCGTTGGTTTGGAAAGAACTGGAAAAAGAATAA
- a CDS encoding MFS transporter yields MEQKHANYGLGMSVFGAIFFIFGFATTFIITLSAKVKMIFTLSEFEAQLLTAAFFLTYPVLSIPTGYIINRIGYKTAVVTGLIVMAIGSFLFFPAAAIPSFGLFLTATFVLAAGVVILQTAANPYVTALGPESSASGRLNLTQALNSIATMIAPWIISVAIFKGAGDMLDAAASAKTVQLPFIIMGVIIALVAIAIMAIKLPVLLDSEEMANPERIKKSVWRYPHVLLGALGIFFYVGAEVGNAGLLVNYLQSLQGLNITSEIASRFAAIYWGGAMIGRFFGSILLSEMKGNKLPYILGVLVLALVSGAFVTDWNFNYGAYFLLIAVINFAIMKLGKGSANRTLAVFAGVAAILAITTAVTTGSISLWTIVSIGFFNSIMFPNIFALAVRDLDNAEKSTASGIINSLIVGGAVLPLIMGSIADSYGYTWAFFVPAFSYLYIFFYAVKGSKIR; encoded by the coding sequence ATGGAACAAAAGCACGCTAACTACGGACTAGGCATGTCCGTTTTCGGAGCCATTTTCTTCATTTTTGGTTTCGCAACCACCTTCATCATCACGTTAAGCGCCAAGGTGAAGATGATTTTTACCTTATCGGAATTTGAAGCCCAGCTTTTAACCGCTGCCTTCTTTCTTACCTATCCGGTTTTATCGATCCCAACGGGCTATATTATTAATCGTATTGGATACAAGACTGCTGTAGTAACAGGACTTATCGTGATGGCGATTGGCAGTTTCCTGTTTTTTCCGGCAGCTGCCATTCCATCTTTTGGGTTGTTCCTGACAGCGACATTTGTGTTGGCAGCCGGTGTTGTTATTCTCCAAACTGCTGCCAATCCATATGTGACAGCTCTCGGCCCGGAATCAAGCGCTTCGGGACGCCTGAACCTGACGCAGGCCTTGAACTCGATTGCGACCATGATTGCTCCCTGGATTATTTCAGTAGCTATTTTTAAAGGTGCAGGCGATATGCTCGATGCTGCTGCTTCAGCAAAGACCGTTCAGCTGCCGTTCATCATCATGGGCGTTATTATTGCATTAGTTGCTATTGCAATTATGGCAATCAAGCTTCCTGTTTTGCTTGACAGCGAGGAAATGGCCAACCCGGAACGCATCAAGAAAAGCGTATGGAGATATCCACACGTATTGCTGGGAGCATTAGGTATCTTTTTCTATGTGGGTGCCGAGGTAGGAAATGCCGGTTTGTTGGTAAACTATTTACAGTCTCTCCAGGGATTGAATATCACTTCTGAAATTGCATCTCGTTTTGCTGCTATTTATTGGGGGGGCGCTATGATTGGCCGTTTCTTTGGTTCTATTTTGCTTTCAGAAATGAAGGGAAATAAATTACCCTATATTTTGGGCGTGCTGGTTCTTGCTCTTGTTTCCGGTGCTTTTGTTACCGACTGGAACTTTAATTATGGTGCATACTTTCTGTTAATTGCTGTGATCAACTTTGCGATTATGAAGCTTGGTAAAGGTAGTGCCAACCGCACATTGGCCGTATTTGCCGGAGTCGCTGCTATTCTTGCTATTACGACCGCTGTTACTACCGGGAGTATCTCGCTTTGGACGATTGTTTCGATCGGTTTCTTTAATTCCATCATGTTCCCGAATATCTTTGCTCTTGCGGTGAGAGACCTGGACAATGCAGAAAAAAGTACCGCGTCCGGAATTATCAACAGCCTGATTGTTGGAGGCGCTGTTCTTCCACTCATTATGGGAAGCATTGCCGATAGCTATGGTTATACCTGGGCATTCTTCGTACCGGCATTCAGTTACCTGTACATTTTCTTTTATGCTGTTAAGGGAAGTAAAATTCGTTAA
- a CDS encoding NCS2 family permease, giving the protein MLEKLFKLTQNKTSVKTEVVAGITTFMTMAYILAINPTILSETGMDKNALFTATAVASIIATLVMALFANLPFALAPGMGLNAFFAYTVCLGMGFSWQFALAAVFIEGIIFLVLTAFNIRELIVNAIPINLKHAVSAGIGLFIAFIGMQGSGLIVNNDATLVGLGDMSSPTVLVTLFGLLFTGVLLALRVKGALLIGIFASTILGIPLGVAHLPEGQILSLPPSVAPIAFKFDFSQLFSLNMVIILFTFLFVDMFDTVGTLVGVSSKANMLDAEGRVPRVKQALFADAVGTTFGAMLGTSTVTTYVESASGVAEGGRTGLTSLTVAGMFFLALFLAPLFLMVPGAATAPALILVGSFMMSPILKINFDDYTESIPAFLTIIMMPLTYSIADGIVFGMLSYVLLKVLSGKFKDVSVIMYVLGVLFVLKFLV; this is encoded by the coding sequence ATGTTAGAAAAGCTTTTTAAACTTACACAGAACAAAACATCGGTGAAAACCGAAGTGGTGGCCGGAATCACCACATTCATGACCATGGCATACATCCTTGCCATAAACCCGACGATTCTTTCGGAAACCGGAATGGATAAAAATGCTCTTTTTACCGCGACTGCCGTGGCTTCCATTATCGCTACACTGGTAATGGCATTATTCGCGAACCTACCATTTGCCCTGGCCCCGGGAATGGGACTTAATGCCTTCTTTGCTTACACTGTTTGTCTGGGGATGGGCTTCAGTTGGCAGTTTGCCCTGGCCGCTGTTTTCATCGAAGGAATTATTTTCCTGGTCCTGACTGCATTTAATATCCGAGAACTGATTGTGAATGCGATACCAATTAACCTGAAACACGCTGTCTCTGCCGGTATTGGATTGTTTATTGCGTTTATCGGGATGCAGGGATCGGGTTTGATTGTAAATAACGACGCCACGCTGGTTGGATTGGGCGACATGAGCTCTCCTACCGTATTGGTTACCCTTTTCGGATTGCTGTTTACGGGCGTATTGCTGGCTCTCCGGGTAAAAGGCGCTTTGCTGATTGGCATTTTTGCCTCTACCATTTTGGGTATTCCGCTGGGGGTGGCCCATCTTCCGGAAGGACAGATACTAAGCTTGCCTCCGTCGGTAGCTCCTATCGCTTTTAAATTCGACTTTTCACAGCTCTTTTCGCTTAATATGGTGATCATCCTCTTCACGTTCCTGTTTGTCGATATGTTCGATACGGTGGGAACATTGGTAGGTGTGTCATCAAAAGCGAACATGCTGGATGCTGAAGGCCGTGTACCACGGGTAAAGCAGGCCCTGTTTGCCGATGCTGTCGGAACAACATTTGGTGCAATGCTGGGAACGTCAACGGTTACCACGTATGTGGAAAGCGCTTCGGGTGTTGCCGAAGGTGGAAGGACGGGTTTGACATCGCTGACGGTTGCCGGGATGTTTTTCCTGGCTTTGTTCCTGGCTCCGCTCTTCCTGATGGTTCCGGGGGCCGCTACGGCTCCGGCTTTGATTCTGGTTGGTTCGTTTATGATGTCCCCGATTTTGAAAATCAACTTCGACGATTACACCGAATCCATTCCTGCTTTCCTGACCATCATTATGATGCCACTTACTTATAGTATTGCTGATGGAATTGTTTTCGGGATGCTTTCGTATGTATTGCTGAAGGTACTGTCGGGCAAGTTCAAGGATGTGAGTGTTATCATGTATGTTCTGGGTGTCTTATTCGTCTTAAAATTTTTGGTTTAG
- a CDS encoding DUF5020 family protein: MKKILFALSFLMAFTALEAQDIQLHYDMGKDRKYLTSTVEMFKPGPYGSTYFFIDMDYGANNVQGVALAYWEIARGLKFWDNPFEIHVEYNGGFGQYAPGGAYQINDAWLFGGNYTWNTADYSRIFTLQLMYKTIRGKNKNSFQVTGVWTLQFFNNKVTLDGFADFWREDFTLNGHKTKFVFLSEPQFWYNVTKNFSVGSEIELSTNFSQHYGFMVNPTIAGKWTF, from the coding sequence ATGAAAAAGATCCTTTTTGCCCTTTCCTTTCTGATGGCCTTTACGGCATTGGAAGCCCAGGACATTCAGCTCCATTACGACATGGGCAAAGACCGCAAGTACCTTACATCGACGGTTGAGATGTTTAAACCCGGCCCGTACGGTAGTACTTACTTTTTTATTGACATGGACTATGGCGCCAACAATGTACAAGGGGTTGCTTTGGCTTACTGGGAAATTGCCCGCGGGCTCAAATTCTGGGATAATCCGTTCGAAATCCATGTAGAGTACAATGGTGGTTTTGGACAGTATGCCCCCGGTGGTGCTTATCAGATAAACGATGCCTGGTTGTTTGGTGGGAACTACACCTGGAACACGGCTGACTATTCCAGGATTTTTACCTTACAGCTGATGTACAAAACCATCCGCGGGAAAAACAAAAACTCCTTCCAGGTCACTGGCGTATGGACCTTGCAGTTCTTCAACAACAAGGTGACACTGGATGGATTTGCCGACTTCTGGCGCGAAGATTTTACACTTAATGGACATAAAACCAAGTTTGTTTTCTTGAGTGAACCGCAGTTCTGGTACAACGTGACCAAGAATTTCTCGGTAGGTAGTGAAATTGAATTGAGTACCAATTTCTCGCAGCATTATGGATTTATGGTGAATCCGACCATTGCAGGTAAATGGACATTTTGA